In one window of Tenacibaculum mesophilum DNA:
- a CDS encoding anti-sigma factor, which produces MKKILLTIAAVSALTFVACNDDDDNTPKTSNLSLNVNGLENLGTDYVYEGWIIVGGAPVSTGTFNVNDSGELSESSFVVDSDMLSAATTFVLTIEPANDPDPAPANTKVLAGDFSGNSAGISSTGIVGDFSTSTGKYILATPTDGMMNNERSGIWFLDLTGGSPATGLSLPTLPEGWKYEGWVVINGTPISTGTFTDVAMADDNATTTPFKGNENNGPGYPGEDFIQNAPDGFIFPTDLRGTTAVISVEPYPDNSPAPFTLKPLAHGVPADAEDHVTFDMEAGPVREIRGTVTR; this is translated from the coding sequence ATGAAAAAAATACTTTTAACAATAGCAGCAGTAAGTGCGTTAACTTTTGTTGCCTGTAATGATGATGACGATAATACACCAAAAACATCAAACTTAAGTTTAAATGTTAATGGTCTAGAGAATTTAGGAACTGATTATGTGTATGAAGGTTGGATAATTGTAGGAGGAGCTCCTGTATCAACAGGAACTTTTAATGTAAATGATTCAGGAGAATTGTCTGAAAGCTCTTTTGTAGTTGATTCTGACATGCTATCAGCAGCAACTACATTTGTTTTAACCATTGAACCAGCAAACGACCCAGATCCAGCACCAGCAAATACTAAAGTGCTAGCAGGAGATTTTTCAGGAAATTCAGCAGGAATATCATCTACAGGAATTGTAGGAGACTTTTCAACTTCAACAGGTAAATACATTTTAGCTACCCCAACTGATGGAATGATGAATAATGAAAGAAGTGGTATTTGGTTTTTAGACTTAACAGGAGGGAGTCCTGCAACAGGACTTTCTTTACCAACTTTACCTGAGGGCTGGAAATATGAAGGTTGGGTAGTTATTAATGGTACGCCAATTAGTACAGGAACTTTTACAGATGTAGCAATGGCAGATGATAATGCAACAACAACACCATTTAAAGGTAATGAAAATAATGGACCAGGATACCCGGGAGAAGATTTTATACAAAATGCTCCAGATGGATTTATTTTTCCAACAGATTTAAGAGGAACAACAGCTGTTATTTCTGTTGAACCCTATCCAGATAACAGTCCAGCTCCATTTACATTAAAACCTTTAGCACATGGAGTACCAGCAGATGCAGAAGATCATGTAACATTTGATATGGAAGCAGGGCCTGTTAGAGAAATTAGAGGAACAGTAACACGATAG
- a CDS encoding peptidoglycan DD-metalloendopeptidase family protein, translated as MTDFFKNISQKPLHVINANISFNEYIPISIAASNKELTFDVSSSKEWEAYLENYFFKHKKTVAFGGYLEVRDIYNRSEHFNKLSEENQRNIHLGIDLWCDAGTDILAVLDGEIHSFKNNVNYGDYGPTIIIKHSIEGNEFYSLYGHLSLESLKDISVGKKVKQGEKIGTLGDSSVNGDYAPHLHFQLIIDIEDYYGDYPGVSSKKTLDFYKQNCPNPNLLLKLPHETLIDGLSKTI; from the coding sequence ATGACAGATTTTTTTAAGAATATATCTCAAAAACCATTGCATGTAATTAATGCTAACATATCTTTTAATGAGTACATTCCAATTTCAATAGCTGCATCTAACAAAGAGTTAACTTTTGACGTTTCTTCATCAAAAGAATGGGAAGCATATTTAGAAAACTACTTTTTTAAACATAAAAAAACAGTTGCTTTTGGAGGATATTTAGAAGTAAGAGATATTTATAATAGAAGTGAACATTTTAATAAATTATCAGAAGAAAATCAACGAAATATTCATTTGGGAATTGATTTGTGGTGTGATGCAGGTACAGATATTTTAGCAGTATTAGATGGAGAAATTCATAGTTTTAAAAACAATGTAAACTATGGAGATTATGGACCAACAATTATAATCAAACATTCAATAGAAGGAAATGAATTTTATTCATTGTATGGTCATTTATCCTTAGAATCTTTAAAAGACATATCAGTAGGTAAAAAAGTTAAACAAGGAGAGAAAATTGGAACTTTAGGAGATAGTTCTGTAAATGGAGATTATGCTCCGCATTTACACTTTCAGTTAATAATAGATATTGAAGATTATTATGGAGATTACCCAGGAGTGTCTTCAAAAAAGACGTTGGATTTTTACAAGCAAAATTGCCCTAATCCTAATTTATTATTAAAATTGCCCCATGAAACCCTCATAGATGGATTAAGCAAAACAATATAA
- a CDS encoding DUF6495 family protein has protein sequence MKYRQLTKEQFEGLHEEFARFLASQNIDKKEWDELKKEKPHVAEDEMNVFSDVVWDDVLTKTEYLEHFSPNLVNLFKCEEKEMHRIVIKIDKEVNVLEQEGFEWLLKNPNDEAIEFLRGSKAYQEERNAEIFDLIEKGSTISKGELYEYFDRLTSNS, from the coding sequence TTGAAATATAGACAACTTACAAAGGAGCAGTTTGAAGGACTACACGAAGAGTTCGCACGTTTTTTAGCATCACAAAACATTGATAAAAAAGAATGGGATGAATTAAAAAAAGAGAAACCACATGTGGCAGAAGATGAAATGAATGTATTTAGCGATGTTGTTTGGGATGATGTATTAACCAAAACAGAGTACTTAGAACATTTTTCTCCAAATTTAGTAAACCTATTTAAATGCGAAGAAAAAGAAATGCATCGCATTGTGATAAAAATTGATAAAGAGGTTAATGTTTTAGAGCAAGAAGGATTTGAATGGCTATTAAAAAATCCAAATGATGAAGCAATTGAGTTTTTAAGAGGCTCAAAAGCATATCAAGAAGAAAGAAATGCTGAAATTTTTGACTTAATTGAGAAAGGAAGTACTATTTCTAAAGGAGAACTGTACGAGTATTTTGATCGATTAACATCAAATTCATAA